One window of Scheffersomyces stipitis CBS 6054 chromosome 1, whole genome shotgun sequence genomic DNA carries:
- the VPS5 gene encoding protein involved in Golgi retention and vacuolar sorting has product MEQDDLTASVWDDVVSPHSEPATYGNVASSSSGPLAAEFNDMSIQDEQENEDKESNEDTNHENYDHHQEEQNRPYDYNHNEDYHYNTNSSFNTNSNTFNTGKLKKEERKEHTHQLLSELTQGAEDSELLRSGTVSPKAVTSAEALFNDKDSPIKMNKAALAESENLKSPRGKIKLKTSSFKTPRPRKFNAKVNVSHLQGTENSEKNPLGPLGSESDDSKGDKASVISSSRAEILFREAEAPLYEIQHNSKTSPQKPVSDEQKNGEDARDDLNQLEITVGDPMKVGDITTAHIVYAIRTKNKNPNATSFPGATDEFITVSRRYKDFRWIYHQLQNNHPGRIIPPPPTKQTYIGRFNENFIENRRLSLEKMLNKISNISVLSNDADFVMFLTSEDFINESRERERLSGSGASTQNNDFLDNATTLGDDGAASTASLSSSVSTPIISGGGSGFMSSLFSISTKINEPDEYFSHKRQYVDELEYNLKQFYNAIELVGTQRIDMIGVLDEISLAIDELANLEISKVTTELLSAFSEVQLKIKENLDRINLQDQLTLGFTIEEYLRIIGSIKFVFETRSKIYQQYYNFNQELLKKSSQLDKLTRKYKAPVDKVNSLTFEVDKLKQKTSAFENSFNSISETIKEEMENFEYEKIEDFRNSVEIFIESSIESQKEAIELYETFYERQNLASV; this is encoded by the exons ATGGAGCAGGATGATCTAACTGCCTCTGTCTGGGACGACGTAGTTTCGCCCCATTCGGAACCTGCGACGTATGGAAACGTAGCATCTTCTAGCTCTGGCCCGTTGGCCGCTGAATTCAACGATATGTCAATCCAGGACGAGCAGGAAAAcgaagacaaagaaagcaaTGAAGATACTAATCACGAGAATTATgatcatcatcaagaagaacaaaatcGTCCGTATGACTACAACCACAACGAAGACTATCACTACAataccaattcttctttcaatacAAACAGCAACACTTTCAACACAGGCA aattgaagaaggaagaacgTAAAGAACATACCCATCAATTACTTTCGGAATTGACCCAAGGAGCCGAGGACAGCGAGCTTTTGCGTTCTGGAACCGTCTCACCAAAGGCAGTAACTCTGGCTGAGGCGCTTTTTAATGACAAGGACAGTCCCATAAAGATGAACAAAGCAGCATTGGCAGAGTCTGAAAATCTCAAATCTCCACGAGGTAAGATCAAGCTCAAGACGAGTCTGTTCAAAACACCTCGTCCACGAAAATTCAATGCCAAAGTCAATGTCAGCCACCTTCAGGGAACagaaaatagtgaaaaGAACCCATTGGGACCACTAGGTAGCGAATCAGACGATTCTAAGGGCGACAAGGCTTCGGTGATATCTAGTTCAAGGGCAGAAATCCTCTTCAGAGAAGCAGAAGCGCCTTTGTATGAGATCCAGCACAa TCTGAAAACTTCCCCACAAAAGCCAGTCTCAGACGAACAAAAGAATGGAGAAGACGCCAGAGACGATTTGAATCAATTGGAGATCACAGTTGGTGATCCTATGAAAGTTGGCGACATTACTACAGCCCATATCGTTTATGCCATAAGGACCAAGAATAAGAACCCCAATGCAACCAGCTTCCCTGGTGCCACCGATGAGTTTATTACGGTATCCAGAAGATACAAGGACTTCAGGTGGATATACcaccaattgcaaaacaACCATCCAGGGAGAATCATTCCACCTCCTCCTACTAAGCAGACGTACATTGGCAGATTCAACGAGAACTTCATTGAAAACAGAAGACTATCACTCGAAAAaatgttgaacaaaatAAGCAACATCTCTGTGTTGAGTAACGATGCCGACTTCGTCATGTTTTTGACTAGCGAAGACTTCATCAATGAGTCTCGTGAAAGAGAACGCTTAAGTGGTTCTGGAGCTTCTACACAAaacaacgacttcttggacaatGCCACTACTCTAGGAGACGATGGGGCAGCTTCCACTGCCTCGTTGAGCAGTTCTGTCTCAACGCCGATTATCTCTGGTGGTGGAAGTGGATTCATGAGCTCGttgttttccatttccacCAAGATTAACGAGCCTGATGAGTACTTCTCTCACAAGAGACAATATGTAGACGAACTTGAGTATAATTTAAAGCAGTTCTACAATGCAATCGAACTTGTGGGCACACAGAGAATCGACATGATTGGTGTTCTAGACGAGATTTCGTTGGCCATCGAcgagttggccaacttggaaatccTGAAGGTTACCACTGAGTTGTTGAGTGCATTCAGCGAGGTCCAGCTTAAGATCAAGGAAAACTTGGACAGAATTAACTTGCAGGATCAATTGACATTGGGGTTCACCATTGAAGAGTACTTGAGAATCATCGGCTCTATCAAGTTTGTCTTTGAGACCAGATCCAAGATTTATCAGCAATACTATAACTTCAACCAGGAGTTGCTAAAGAAGCTGTCCCAGCTCGACAAGTTAACCAGAAAGTATAAGGCACCAGTTGACAAGGTCAATCTGCTCACATTTGAAGtggacaagttgaaacaaaagaCAAGTGCATTTGAGAACAGTTTCAACAGCATCAGTGAGACcatcaaggaagaaatggagAACTTTGAGTACGAGAAGATCGAGGATTTCCGCAACAGTGTCGAGATCTTCATCGAGAGCTCGATCGAGTCGCAGAAGGAGGCCATTGAGTTATACGAGACTTTCTACGAG
- the SOU2 gene encoding peroxisomal 2,4- dienoyl-CoA reductase and sorbitol utilization protein (peroxisomal 2,4- dienoyl-CoA reductase and sorbitol utilization protein [KO:K00079]), whose translation MTVETATAPQSMCNTDIGSLPAADPVLPTNVLDFFKLDGKTAAITGGARGIGYAISEAYLQAGISKLAIIDYAPNEAALDELRSRFLKSTIVYHNCDVRKADQVKSVIDKIEEEFKVIDIFVANAGIAWTSGPMIDQETDDDWHNVMNVDLNGVYYCAKNIGKIFRKQGKGSLVMTASMSAHIVNVPQLQAAYNAAKAGVLHLGKSLAVEWAPFARVNTVSPGYISTELSDFVPTEMKNKWYALTPQGRQGAPRELCGAYLYLASDASTYTTGSDIRVDGGYCSV comes from the coding sequence ATGACTGTCGAAACCGCCACCGCTCCACAATCCATGTGCAACACCGACATTGGCTCGTTGCCAGCTGCCGACCCAGTATTGCCAACTAACgttcttgacttcttcaaattggaCGGCAAGACTGCTGCCATCACCGGAGGTGCCAGAGGTATTGGTTACGCTATTTCCGAAGCTTACTTGCAAGCTGGTatttccaagttggctATCATTGACTACGCCCCAAACGAAGCTGCCCTCGATGAATTGAGATCCAGATTCCTCAAGAGCACGATTGTCTACCACAACTGTGACGTCAGAAAGGCCGATCAGGTCAAGTCTGTCATTGACAAgatcgaagaagaattcaaggTTATCGACATCTTCGTTGCCAACGCTGGTATCGCCTGGACTTCCGGTCCTATGATTGACCAAGAAACCGATGATGACTGGCACAACGTCATGAACGTCGACTTGAACGGTGTCTACTACTGTGCCAAGAACATCGGTAAGATTTTCCGTAAGCAAGGTAAGGGTTCGCTTGTCATGACTGCCTCGATGTCTGCCCACATTGTCAATGTTCCACAATTGCAAGCTGCTTACAACGCTGCTAAGGCTGGTGTTTTGCACTTGGGTAAGTCTTTGGCTGTTGAATGGGCTCCATTTGCCAGAGTCAACACCGTTTCTCCAGGATACATTTCCACCGAGTTGTCTGACTTTGTTCCAACCgaaatgaagaacaagtgGTACGCCTTGACTCCACAGGGCAGACAAGGTGCTCCACGTGAATTGTGTGGTGCCTACTTGTACTTGGCTTCGGACGCTTCCACTTACACCACTGGTTCTGACATCAGAGTCGACGGTGGTTACTGTTCTGTCTAG